A region from the Chthoniobacterales bacterium genome encodes:
- the pdxH gene encoding pyridoxamine 5'-phosphate oxidase, whose amino-acid sequence MDETPLSQLSGLRHEYDAHGLRRADLHSDPLEQFRAWFAAAIAADIRDVNAMSLATATPEGKPSVRIVLLKGVDERGFSFFTNYDSEKGRDLTANPYAALCFYWVKLERQIRISGPVERTSREDSAAYFHSRPAGSRLGAWVSKQSEIIDSRKILDARLEEMKERFEDGEISLPPHWGGYRVKPEQIEFWQGRPNRLHDRFRYSLRADGTWQIDRLAP is encoded by the coding sequence ATGGACGAGACGCCGTTATCGCAGCTTTCCGGGTTGCGCCACGAATATGACGCCCATGGATTGCGGCGGGCCGATCTGCATTCCGACCCGCTCGAACAATTCCGGGCCTGGTTCGCGGCTGCCATCGCCGCGGACATTCGCGACGTGAACGCCATGAGCCTCGCCACCGCGACGCCGGAGGGCAAGCCTTCCGTCCGAATCGTTTTGCTCAAGGGGGTCGATGAGCGCGGCTTCAGTTTCTTCACCAATTACGACAGCGAAAAAGGCCGCGACCTGACGGCGAACCCGTATGCGGCCTTGTGCTTTTATTGGGTGAAACTCGAGCGCCAAATCCGGATCAGCGGGCCAGTCGAACGAACATCGCGCGAAGATTCGGCCGCTTATTTCCATTCCCGGCCTGCCGGCAGCCGGCTCGGCGCCTGGGTCTCAAAGCAAAGCGAAATCATCGACTCGCGGAAAATTCTCGACGCTCGCCTCGAGGAAATGAAGGAACGTTTCGAGGACGGCGAAATCTCGCTGCCGCCGCACTGGGGCGGATACCGCGTAAAGCCGGAGCAGATCGAATTCTGGCAAGGCCGGCCCAATCGTCTCCACGACCGGTTCCGCTACTCGCTTCGGGCCGACGGCACATGGCAAATCGACCGCCTCGCGCCGTGA
- a CDS encoding ankyrin repeat domain-containing protein, with product MRWSIVRTFLVIAALAALIVYTMRLPDATKAPGTTHPAVAQKPAPSTPQPTLVVARPIAPDFVMPVQPVKRTHYIDQCFTTEPAFAAPVIWKENAVIAAALKRDWETVRKLIDAGAPVESTDQTGITALMIAAKQGNLEMLRALIDRQARIDFMDFEGRTAVDHALGAGEREAVEILFSLTKNFDPSSAGAHKLLAAALASGDMKIFQTILGRFPPTLAWTADTRRALENAVKAGLKDQVRLLLSKHPAPPTRADGVVPLIAYAIAADDVPLFQMLLAGGADPNTEIPKTAEKEFTDLLKSKYLRLYIQADGGVNILMLAAGLGKADYVRALLDAGANRNQHTTREKMLPLYFAAWTENWQCVQMLLGGGPQPEQLRVEVSLAKQHMVVIKDGATVFETKVSTGRNGFTTKPGSYVITDKDRDHRSTIYKCPMPYFMRLSCRDFGMHEGVVQPYPASHGCIRLPGDAAKKLFAEIPVGTLVTIN from the coding sequence ATGCGCTGGTCTATCGTTCGAACCTTTCTCGTAATCGCCGCCCTGGCAGCGCTGATCGTCTACACGATGCGGCTCCCGGATGCCACCAAGGCTCCGGGGACAACCCACCCAGCGGTTGCGCAGAAACCCGCGCCCTCGACCCCGCAACCGACGCTCGTCGTAGCCCGGCCGATCGCTCCCGACTTCGTCATGCCCGTGCAGCCGGTAAAGCGGACCCACTACATTGACCAGTGCTTCACGACGGAGCCAGCCTTCGCCGCGCCCGTTATCTGGAAAGAGAACGCCGTCATCGCGGCGGCCCTGAAACGGGACTGGGAAACCGTTCGCAAACTCATCGACGCGGGCGCGCCGGTGGAGTCGACCGATCAAACCGGAATTACCGCCCTGATGATCGCAGCGAAGCAGGGCAACCTCGAGATGCTCCGGGCCCTTATCGATCGCCAGGCACGGATTGATTTCATGGACTTCGAGGGCCGCACGGCCGTCGACCACGCCTTGGGCGCGGGGGAACGGGAGGCTGTTGAAATCCTTTTCTCTTTGACCAAAAACTTCGATCCCTCTTCCGCAGGGGCGCACAAGCTCCTGGCCGCCGCCCTTGCCAGCGGCGACATGAAGATTTTCCAGACCATCCTCGGGCGGTTTCCGCCCACCCTGGCCTGGACCGCGGACACCCGCCGTGCCCTCGAAAATGCCGTGAAAGCCGGGTTGAAGGACCAGGTGCGCCTCCTCCTGAGCAAGCATCCCGCGCCGCCCACCCGGGCTGACGGGGTAGTGCCATTGATCGCCTACGCGATCGCCGCGGATGACGTGCCGTTGTTCCAAATGCTGCTCGCCGGGGGAGCGGATCCTAATACCGAGATTCCAAAGACGGCGGAGAAAGAATTTACGGATTTGCTCAAATCGAAGTATCTCCGGCTCTACATCCAGGCCGACGGGGGTGTGAACATCCTCATGCTCGCCGCCGGGCTCGGCAAAGCCGACTACGTCCGCGCCCTGCTTGATGCCGGGGCGAACCGCAACCAACACACGACTCGCGAGAAAATGCTGCCACTTTATTTCGCCGCCTGGACCGAGAACTGGCAGTGCGTCCAGATGTTGCTGGGCGGCGGGCCTCAGCCGGAACAGCTCCGGGTTGAAGTATCCCTGGCGAAACAGCACATGGTCGTGATCAAGGACGGCGCGACGGTTTTCGAAACGAAAGTCTCCACGGGACGGAATGGCTTTACCACCAAGCCCGGCTCCTATGTCATCACCGACAAGGATCGCGACCATCGCTCCACGATTTACAAGTGCCCGATGCCTTATTTCATGCGGTTGAGCTGCCGCGATTTCGGCATGCACGAGGGAGTCGTCCAACCATATCCGGCTTCCCATGGGTGCATTCGGCTTCCGGGCGATGCCGCGAAAAAGCTCTTCGCCGAGATTCCGGTCGGCACTTTGGTGACGATTAACTAG